One part of the Lycium ferocissimum isolate CSIRO_LF1 chromosome 8, AGI_CSIRO_Lferr_CH_V1, whole genome shotgun sequence genome encodes these proteins:
- the LOC132067678 gene encoding uncharacterized protein LOC132067678, giving the protein MNHCAIQQGAFAACEDRRSSISDNKKDALVCPKPRRLGLLNATINEPIRPLRWHVSHQQELCDSRAGADLLDIILAKGGGGADQSSAAQVASSPPFFCGSPPSRVSNPLIQDARFGDEKVTPVSPRAIPIPSGMASSPSASARKGGCVRANFGNNPAVRVEGFDCLDRDRRNCSIPALA; this is encoded by the exons ATGAATCACTGTGCAATTCAACAAGGTGCTTTTGCTGCTTGTGAAGATAGGCGGAGTTCAATTTCTGATAATAAAAAGGATGCTCTTGTTTGCCCTAAGCCTCGACGTCTCGGCCTTTTAAACGCTACCATAAACGAACCTATTCGACCTCTCAGATGGCATGTTAG CCATCAACAAGAGCTATGTGATTCAAGAGCTGGTGCTGATCTATTGGATATCATCCTCGCAAAG GGTGGTGGTGGTGCGGATCAATCATCTGCTGCACAGGTAGCCTCGTCGCCCCCATTTTTTTGTGGGTCACCGCCGAGCAGAGTATCTAACCCATTAATTCAAGATGCACGATTTGGGGATGAGAAGGTCACCCCAGTTTCACCACGGGCAATTCCTATACCGTCCGGAATGGCTTCGTCCCCATCTGCATCCGCCAGGAAAGGCGGATGCGTGAGGGCGAATTTTGGCAACAATCCGGCTGTTAGAGTTGAGGGCTTTGATTGCCTCGACAGGGATCGTCGTAACTGCAGCATCCCTGCCCTGGCTTAA